The following nucleotide sequence is from Clupea harengus chromosome 17, Ch_v2.0.2, whole genome shotgun sequence.
CGTAGAAGTCAAGGGCTCTGCATGTGCTTCTGTGGTGGGTCAGTCTGAAAGTTCACTTCTACTTTGTTCTAGACATTCTGTTAGGGCTATTTATTCATGTCTAAATCCTCTTCTGTACCAGATGGCTCTTTTCTACAACATCCCCACTTCCACTGAGCACTCAACCTTGAGCATTAAGACTCAAGCCAAGCCTCTGACTGAGGGAGAGTGCAACAAGGCCAATGGACAGGCCTTCAACTTAGACATAACAGTCCAGTACGTAACCCCATGTAGAGTTCAATCCCTACAAGTAAGATAAGTAATCACAGGAAAGGCAGGATGAAGGAAAGCTCATGTAGTGTCTCTCGTCTGTCTGAAACAACAGCACTGATGTCTTGGGTAACCACGAGAGTTTCCATGTTACCTCGTGTAGTTCTCACATGCTGCCTTTTCCTTTTAAAGATGACTTGATTGAGACAAATATTCATCCTTGCTTTTGCAGGTATGATGGACCACAGGAGAGCACCAACATGGCTATAATAGATGTGAAAATGTTATCTGGTTTCACACCTGACTCTGCCTCTCTTAAAAGGGTAAGTTGTCCATCCTAAGTCTGTGTTAGTCAGTGAATCATCATCTATCATAATGGTACTGATGAAGGTTCTGTCTTAACAGCTACAGGGCAGCAAACTTGTGGACCGAGTCGATAAGAAAGATGACCACATCCTTGTGTATCTGTCAGAGGTGAGAAATAAACCACTTGGATTCAGAATCACTTTCCTCACAGGTTTACCTAAAATGTCACACTTGTCTCCACACCTGCTCTACGTCGATCTGATGTGCTTCTACTTGTGTTGTATCAGGTTCCGAAGGGTTTTCCTGTCTCCTACCACCTGACCATCCGACAGGATCTCCCAGTGAACAACCTGAAGCCAGCAGTGGTCAAGGTGTACGACTACTACCAGACCAGTAAGACTCCCTTAAAAACCAGAGTTACATGTAAATACCTATGGAAGATAGTGTTGTTTGCATCTACCTGAccatgaatctctctctctctctctctctctctctctctctctctctctctctctctctctcaggtgaccAAGCTGAGGCAGAGTACTCCTCCCCTTGTGCATGAGAAGGTGTCctgatgtattgtgtgtgtgtgaacgttgttttgttttttcatcaaAGACAACTAAAGAGACAGGACTTCAAATGGAAATtacatttcataaaaaaaatctgtgtgaataaatGACACGATTATGATGATTTTATGAGACAAATATGTTGACAGTATTTCCTTCATCATATCATATTTCAGAGTCATTATAATACTCCCTAATGAACCAGTGTTGCATACGCACATAAGAGATACAGAGGGGTTTGTAACTTCCTGACCAATGAAATGTCTCCATCAGGTGACCGAGCTGAGGCAGAGTACTCCTCCCCTTGTGCAGGTCAGATGCTCTACTGAGTACGCTTAAGGCATGCATATATAATGGATGTGGCGATATtattatgaatatgtgtgtgtgtgtatttttgttttataaCCCAGGAGaaagctgaggagagagaattCAAGAAGTTTTGAATGAATTTGAATAAATGTGTGAATAGTAAAGAAACTCTTTCTCACATCggcgaccatttcaaaagtatcATGAGAGGAATGTGTTTTTTAGACTTATCTAACCTAAAACCCCACACTCTCATGAAAGGTCACAGTAGATATCtgctataatataatataatattaaaatataGAATATTATTCAAGAAGATATAGAATAATCACAGGCCACAGGATGTAAGATTGTTATCCACCACCAGAGAGGCGGATGTGCACTATATCAAGCTTTACAGATGGACCAGCGACCTCTAGTGGAGGTAAACAGCACAGCTAGTGATAACCTCACAATGTACATAACACATAATTATGGACAAAATCTGTTTTAATGTAAATATTGGTCTTTTATTCTTTACATTGTCTATCATTAGAAAGTGAACTAGTGTAAAGGGGACCTGAGATCTAAAGGAAAATGCCTCTAAGCAGAGGAAAGACTGAAACATTATTCCACAGAATGCCACATATTTACAGATTAGGTATGTACACGTCAAACCGGTCACGGCTCTGCCATAAACTTTTTACAAATCTCATTTCAATCCATTTCAGCGAGCTACGGTGGCCCGGAGGGTGGCCCGGGGCGCGGCCTCTATCTGTACGTGTGCCCTTGGGGTCCATAAGGGCTTCAAAAGGCTTCTTTACATTTCACTGAATGGACTGCAGGTGGACTCTTTTCAAATGTgcaatccagtgtgtgtgcctgtgggtgtgtgtgtgtgtgtgtgtgtgtgtgtgtgtgtgtgtgtgtgtgtgtgtgtgtgtgtgtgtgtgtgtgtgtgtgtgtgtgtgtgtgtgtgtgtgtgtgtgcctgtgtgtgtgtgtgtgcctgtgggtgaaATTAAATTAGGTTAAACATTAATAAACATTCCAGAagaaccaacccccccccccccccccaagaaaaGCAACACTCCAATCTGCagcctcggtgtgtgtgtgtgtgtgtgccatgttctgaggggggggggggggggtatatgtgtgtgtgtggaatgttctggggggggggggtgtttacaAGTTTGTGTGGCATGttctgtgggggggggtgtttatatgtgtgtgccatgttctgagggtgtgtgtgtgtgtatcatgttcTGAAGGGGgggtatatgtgtatgtgtgtcatgttctgagggtgtgtgtgtgtgtatcatgttctgaagggggggggggttatatgtgtatgtgtgtcatgttctGAGGGGTGGCggttgtttacatgtatgtgtgtttggcataTTCATGCTTATACGTGGTTGTGGGCGGTGGGGTCTGGGGTGTCGAGGGGTTCTTCtgtgtgctggggtgggggtgtaacCACAGCGGAGCGGAGTTTGCGACCCGTTCCTCTGAGCTCGGGGGGCGAGCCAGGAGCCGAGGGGGGGTTGCtgtgggggggaggagaaggggagggcacaGGGGTGCGGGGGTACTTCCGGGTGGACTGGGGCAAGGACTCGGGAAcctgagaggggggagggagggtgccGTGGTAACCAGCGGGACTGGACGGGTCACAGGGGTGCACGGCACAGCTGGTGTCCACCTCGTCCTCGGGGTAATCCtacacaggaaatgacatcggCAACGCTTTTAAAACTGAGACGGGAGAATGCCAAAAACAGACAATAGGTTACTTCTAgaacaaaacacaatatatatatgtatatgtgcatgtgtctgtgtgtgctctatgagtagacaTGTTACAGTGAGTAGACATGTTATGGTGAATAGACCCATACACGGCTCTATGAGTAGACATGTTATGGTGAGTAGACATGTTATGGTGAATAGACCCATACACGGCTCTATGAGTAGACATGTTACGGTGAATAGACATGTTACGTGAATAGACTCATACACGGCTCTATGAATAGACATGTTACGATGAGTAGACTCATACACGGCTCTATGAGTAGACATGTTACGGTGAGTAGACTCATACACGGCTCTATGAGTAGACATGTTACGGTGAGTAGACTCTACACGGCTCTATGAGTAGACATGTTACGGTGAGTAGACTCCTACACGGCTCTATGAGTAGACATGTTACGGTGAGTAGACTCCTACACGGCTCTATGAGTAGACATGTTACGGTGATGAGAAGCTGAAACTCACCGACTCGTTGAGGACGTACAGGGCCATGGGCTTCCTCCGCTCACTCCTCCTGGGAACCACGTCCACTGCAAAGTAGAAGACTTTACACAGGGAAGTTCATCTTCCGCTGGAGCTCATATGCTGGGTCTGTCACACtctgtgtacaagtgtgtgtttgtgggaggggggggggggggatatgtgtggctgtaagtgtatgtctgtgtaggtgtggggtgtggctgtaagtgtatgtctgtgtatgtgtgggtgtaagtgtatgtctgtgtatgtgtgtgtgtgtgaggtgtcgctgtaagtgtatgtctgtgtatgtgtgggtgtaagtgtatgtctgtgtttgtgtgtgtgtgtgtgaggggggtatgtgtggggtgtgggtgtaagtgtatgtctgtgtgtgtgtgtgtgtagggagggggttatgtctgtgtgtgtgtgtgtgtagggagggggttatgtgtgtctctctcaccctcatgGTTACTGATCCTTTCCTCAGCAGCCTTTCTtagcatcctctctctcttcttcctgtgAGATCAGAAGAGTACATCAATCAGTGTCTCTACACTCTACTGTCTGGGTCTAATGAGTGGAAACAGGTGATTCATATCaacaattcatagttttcagtcacgtgactacaataggtagctggcaggcaaaaagaacagcgaaaaTGGCGAcaaacagtggacaacttcgagccGTGCCGCCTATtcaactacgatcgccatcaaccacagaccataccactatagccagacagagatatttaaaaaaaaaagcttgtggtccatttactgcacccgctgacatttttatttctttaacctcgacgaagtccctgcctgagctccagtgtggagatctatctaatagaaaatccgtccccctacacatctcaaaaactgaaagcctacaaaagcacagatagttattttattttcagaagtggatgggttcacaacgctgtcgcctggaaggtgaaaacatcttcataatcagagcaaagatgagtggcatttaatagctagctaccagcctttagcctacccaacgctgttctttatcatttgacacaatttcctggtttaaacaagtacgaacacctggtctggcgaatgataacagtattttctactggcattgtagtattaccagttggatgacaaaatacactagcttagcctacttgcttaggtacttgtcgcaatctcagagcagaagccgggtaatccaattttaattgtgttgatgctttgtttcttgactttattacttgatctattcccgttttaggtagttattctgataaatgaggcgaccagaacagggtgactgcttttattgccagctccataagtaaggctactttactgtgtgtctgagaaaagttgacccagaagacgtctacaatcagctagGAGCAATGTGGGCGTGTTATAAATGCGttaaaaacaaaatccgggcttgtctcctcgccgatttgaacagccaaccgagcaacaactgtatAGCATTTTACTATCTAAatcagacaatgttaaagcagAGATATTAAATtatcttgaatgaaaggtggtcggttcctgtataaactccagtgttagacagctgtggaatgttttttttgcccgccagctggtcattctgacgtcacgtgaaaactatcaATAGGATAATGAGTTTACTCTGGCGATGCATATCTGATTATCCAAATGATCCAACCTGAGATCGGAGTTTCAGTCTCATAGGGAATTGTGacgattgtgattgtgattgtgatcaTCAATTGTAGAATTTTGAAAACTCTTTAATTTCCCTGAGCgacaaagacaaagagctaGTGTGGGTGGGGCCTGTGGCTTTAAACTCTTCAAAAAGAGCTATAGTGGGGGGGGCCTGCGGCTTTAAACTCTTCAGGAAGAGCTAGTGTGAGCGGGGCCTGTGGCTTTAAACTCCTCAAGTAGAGCTATTGTGGGCGGGGCCTGTGGCTTTAAACTCCTCAAGCAGAGCTAGTGTGGGCGGGGCCTGCCTTTCAGTCCCTAATGAATGTCCATGGTGACCTTCAACAACAAGAGTTTGGTGCCATTTCAGGTGCTTTGTCCACTCCTGGAAATGTTCTTGGcttgaaagaatgtgtgtgtgtgtgtgtgtgtgagtgtgtgtgtgtgtgtgtgtgtgggtgtgggtgtgggtgtgggtgtgtgtgtgtgtgtgtcgtgtagcTTGGGATGCCTTCAGCAGTCTTACTTTTTGGAGGGCTTCCAGCAGGCACACACGGTCACCAGGGTGATGAGCAGGAAAATGCCCCCGGTGGACAGGATGATGTACAGCGAGCTGCGGCCTGCCACACAAAGCAACCCAGCTTTGGGATTCAGCACCGGGTACATCCATTCGaaggggttatgtgtgtgtgtttaacctgtgtgtgtgtgtgtgtttgggattcAGCACAGGCTGCATCCattccatttagtcatttagcagctgCTCTTATCCacagcgacgtacaaaggaggtGAAGAGTGGAGCCATTTAAActcgggttgtgtgtgtgtgtgtataacctgtgtgtgtgtgtggggtggggtggggggggggggtgcatgtgaGGGTTACAAAGATGTCTGCTGTTAAACAAATTATAaaacgtgtgtttgtatgagtgagaTGGTTTTAGTAGATGTGATGTGGATGTTGGAATGAAGAGCAGGTGTGCATGTGACGGCtggagtgaaagtgtgtgtttgtttgtgtgtgtgtgtgtgtgtgtgtgtgtgtgtgtgtacgtacggtAGACGGTGAGCCTCACAGGTGCACTTCTCATGGTGCTGATGGGGTTCTCcacggtgtatgtgtgtgtgtgtgtgtgtgtgtgtgtgtgtgtgtgtgagtacatacgGTAGACGGTGAGCCTCACAGGTGCACTCCTCATGGTGCTGATAGGGTTCTCCACGCTGCAGCTGTACACGTCGTCATCCGACATCAGCACCCTCATGATGGTCAGCAGCCGCTGGTCATGTGACAGTAGCAGACGCGTGTCATTGGCCAGGGACTTGCCGCCCTTGGTCCAGCTGTAGGAGGCCTTGGTGCCGGTCTGATGGGAGCAGTTGAGCGCAAACAGCTCATTGAGCTCCAGCACGGACGAGGCCACCATGTGCACGTATGGCCGAGACACCGGCACTGAAACGATACAGGCTTCAGCTGTCTTAGGAAatactccactgacacacacacacacacacacacacacacacacacacactcactccaccgACAGGCTTCAGCTGTCAGGAAatactccactgacacacacacacacacacacacacacacacacacacacactccaccgaCAGGCTTCAGCTGTCTTAGGCatactccactgacacacacactcactccactgacacacacacacacacacacacaaacacacacacaaacacatacatacacacacacacacacacacacacacacacacacacacacacacacacacacacacacacacacacacacatacacacacacacacacacacacacacacactccactgacaGGCTTCAGCTGTATTAGGCatactccactgacacacacacacacacacacacacacacacacacacacacacacacacactcactccaccgACAGGCTTCAGCTGTCTTAGGCatactccactgacacacacacacacactcactcactccactgacAGGCTTCAGCTGTATTAGGCatactccactgacacacacacacacatacacacacatgcacacacacacacacacacactcactccactgacacacacacacacacacacactcactcatcactccactgacacacacacacacacacactcactccactgacacacacacacacacacacacacacatatgcacacacacacacacacacacacacacacactcactcactccactgacAGGCTTCAGCTGTCTTAGGCatactccactgacacacacacacacacacacacacacacacacacacacacactcactccaccgACAGGCTTCAGCTGTCTTAGGCatactccactgacacacacacacacacacacacacacacacacacactccactgacaGGCTTCAGCTGTCTTAGGCatactccactgacacacacacacacacacacacacacacatacacacacatgcacacacacacacacacacttactccactgacacacacacacacacacactcactccactgacacacacacacacacacacacacacacacactcactccactgacacacacacacacacacacactcactccactgacacacacacacacacacacacactcactccactgacacacacacacacacacactcactccactgacacacacacacacacacacacacacacacacacatgcacacacacacacacacacacacacacacacactcactccactgaCAGGCTTCAGCTGTCTTAGGCatactccactgacacacacacacacaaacacacacacaaacacatacatacacacacacacacacacaacacacacacacacacacacaaacacacggacaaacacatacacacacacacacacacacacactcaatccactGACAGGCTTCAGCTGTTTTAGGCatactccactgacacacacactcactccactgaCGTGCTTTATAAAAGGCCACAGGACAAACACTAACGAGCGAAAAACTATTAAAGACACAAATAAGTTGAAGTTTGAAGTTGAAGCTGTTTTCAGATAATGTTACTGTTCACCGTCCCGGAGGTTAAAGCATCAGTAATAGCTGATATTTACCACTTCTGGAGGTAAGTGTAACTAGTTTTGCTATCATCTTTAAATAATTTGTTATGGTATACAGCAGTATGTAGAGCGGATTACCACAACTACTCGCCCAGGCTATGtaactatgcagttctgtggtctgaaaatgcaagaaaacaacattgccaaaagatatcagttagcatgctagctagGGTTTATCAGTTTCAACATTGCCAAAAGATATCAGTTTGCATACTAGCAAGCATTTATCAGTCTCAAATTTCTGAATACCTTTTTTGGGTAGTTAGCGTTTTAGTTTTAGACTAAAACcccttactgttgctttaaggtaGTGAGCTAATACAGTATGGGAGTCGACCGAAAGTGAGTCGTTTTTACACAAAACGACACTTATAATTTGTCAccctgccaaatgaatggagcttTTCTTGAAGGTGAAAACATGTgaagcaacagaatgaatgttaaaTTCTTCATAAAAGCTTTAAAGCGTTGTAATCACAAACATTTTGATTGGTAACtgtaatttcattatttatgtTTTCTCAGCAactgtaacaacaacaacaactgtaACTGATGTTATGTTTATTTTGCAATTTAATTGTGTAACTTACATATAACTAGTTACTCTCCAACCCTGAGGTGATGTTACCCTCAACGATGAGGTTGATGTAGGACATTAATGTTAGCGTTCAGCATGAGCTTAATTTAGTGAGATTAATGTAGTGAGCTAATGTTACTGTCCACTGTGACTCCGACCTGGTAGGCCAGTGTTTAATGTGCACAATGAGGTTGATGTAGTGAGCTAATGTTACCGTCCACTCAGGGgaggagatcccatttcattgtagggggggacaatacatggtcaaatttcagagagtaattccg
It contains:
- the hepacama gene encoding hepatic and glial cell adhesion molecule a — translated: MPHRPARPVRDVDATATRSRRGVGGVNITSQSPVVRGTLGGSALLSVSYTSSSSDRPVIKWQLKQSKPITVVQSIGTDIIGNLRPEYRDRIQVFENGSLLLHHLLQSDEGAYEVEISITDDTFTGEKYINLTLDMPVSRPYVHMVASSVLELNELFALNCSHQTGTKASYSWTKGGKSLANDTRLLLSHDQRLLTIMRVLMSDDDVYSCSVENPISTMRSAPVRLTVYRRSSLYIILSTGGIFLLITLVTVCACWKPSKKKKRERMLRKAAEERISNHEVDVVPRRSERRKPMALYVLNESDYPEDEVDTSCAVHPCDPSSPAGYHGTLPPPSQVPESLPQSTRKYPRTPVPSPSPPPHSNPPSAPGSPPELRGTGRKLRSAVVTPPPQHTEEPLDTPDPTAHNHV